The Candidatus Angelobacter sp. sequence TGCGCGCGGTGCTGGCCAACTATGCCTGCCATTGCACCACGCTCGGCGGAGAGTTCAACAAACTTTGCGGCGACTGGGCCGGCTTCGCCCAGCAGGCGATTCAACGCGATTTCCCGGGTGCGGTCGCGCTGACGTCGATCGGTTGCGGCGCCGATGCCAACCCGTATCCGCGCGGTGGCGCGGACGGCGGACTGGCGCTGGCCAGGCAGCATGGCGAGGAACTCGCCGCCGAAGTAAAACGCATTATCGAAGCTCAGATGATTCCCATCCGCGCGAAGCTGTCCTGCCGCGCGAAACGTTTCGATCTGCCGTTCGACAAACTCCCGACACGCGCGGAATGGGAGGAGCGTTCGAAACAGGACGGGATTGTTGGTTACCACGCGAAGAAAAATCTGGAACGCCTCAACCGGGGAGAATCACTGCCTCCCTCCCTGCCCTACTTCGTCCAGTCCTGGAGTTTTGGCGACCAACTGGCCATGGTATTTCTCGCGGGCGAGGTCGTGGTGGATTACGACCTGCGTCTTAAAAAGGAATTCAACGCCGACCGTCTCTGGATCACTGCCTATGCCAACGATGTCCCCTGTTACATCCCGTCACGGCGGATTCTTCGGGAGGGCGGATACGAAGCCGAAACCTCGCTCTGGTATTACGACCGGCCGGCTCGTCTTGCGCCCGCGATCGAAGATTTGATTGTGAACGCTGTGCATGATGTAACGCCGAGGGAATTTCTCGCCGATCCCAAAGCCGCCGAATTCCCCGCGCCAAAGTCACCGGAGGAATCGCTTGCCGCGATGCGAACAAAACCCGGACTCACGATCGATATCGTCGCCGCCGAACCGCTGATCGTTGATCCTGTGGCGATCGATTGGGCAGCCGATGGCAAACTGTGGGTCGCCGAAATGCGCGATTACCCGATGGGCATCGACGGGCATTGGAAACCCGGCGGTCGGGTCAAACTTTTGGAAGACACGAACGATGACGGCAAATACGACAAGGCCACGGCTTTCATCGACGGCATCCCGTTTCCGACCGGCGTAACGGCTTATGGCAAGGGCGTGCTGATCTGCACCGCGCCGGACATCCTCTATGCCGAGGACACGGACGGCGACGGCAAGGCGGACACGGTGAAGAAACTCTTCAGCGGATTCGCGACGGAAAATTATCAGGCGCGTGTCAACAGCCTGAGCCCCGGACTCGACAACTGGATTTACGGGGCGAACGGTTTGATCGGCGGCACGATCCACGGCAGCGCGGGCGGCAAGGAAGTGAACATCAGCGGGCGCGATTTTCGAATGCACCCCGGGATGGGCGAGTTCGAGCCGGCGTCAGGTCTTACGCAGCAGGGCCGTGTCCGCGACGATTGGGGCAACTGGTTCGGTTGCGACAACAGCACGCTGCTCTGGCATTATCCCCTGCCCGATCACTATGTCCGTCGCAATCCGTTCTTCGCTCCACCGGAACCGCGAGTTTTTGTGCCCGCCGACGCCGACCCCAATCAACTGTTTCCCCTCAGCCGGATTCTCGACCGGTTCAACGATCCCGGTTCCGCCGGTCGCACCACGTCGGCCTGCGGCCTGGGCATTTACCGTGACGAGATTTTGGGTGAGGATTTCTACGGCAACGCATTCGTTTGCGAACCCGTTCACAACCTCGTCCATCGCCTCACCCTCAAACCGGACGGCCT is a genomic window containing:
- a CDS encoding neutral/alkaline non-lysosomal ceramidase N-terminal domain-containing protein — its product is MPARWISSALLLSIVSPVFGLAEDAPAFQVGVAQVDITPDQPIRLTGYAVRKTESEGIEQRLWTKALAIGSDADGPALLITVDNCGVCANVIDEVAERLKAKAGIPRERIAVCSSHTHSGPCTVGFAPNIFAMPIPSGHQATIERYTRQLTDKLEQVALSALANRQPARLAWNEGTAGFARNRRVVVGTSAQFGDNALGPVDRSLPVLCAIGPDGRVRAVLANYACHCTTLGGEFNKLCGDWAGFAQQAIQRDFPGAVALTSIGCGADANPYPRGGADGGLALARQHGEELAAEVKRIIEAQMIPIRAKLSCRAKRFDLPFDKLPTRAEWEERSKQDGIVGYHAKKNLERLNRGESLPPSLPYFVQSWSFGDQLAMVFLAGEVVVDYDLRLKKEFNADRLWITAYANDVPCYIPSRRILREGGYEAETSLWYYDRPARLAPAIEDLIVNAVHDVTPREFLADPKAAEFPAPKSPEESLAAMRTKPGLTIDIVAAEPLIVDPVAIDWAADGKLWVAEMRDYPMGIDGHWKPGGRVKLLEDTNDDGKYDKATAFIDGIPFPTGVTAYGKGVLICTAPDILYAEDTDGDGKADTVKKLFSGFATENYQARVNSLSPGLDNWIYGANGLIGGTIHGSAGGKEVNISGRDFRMHPGMGEFEPASGLTQQGRVRDDWGNWFGCDNSTLLWHYPLPDHYVRRNPFFAPPEPRVFVPADADPNQLFPLSRILDRFNDPGSAGRTTSACGLGIYRDEILGEDFYGNAFVCEPVHNLVHRLTLKPDGLTFKAYRAADEQQSEFLASKDNWFRPVQARTGPDGALWIVDMYRFVIEHPRWIPPERLAKLDVRAGDDKGRIYRVYPRGKKLRPVRDLTRLDPKELAAALNSTNGTERDRV